The Elgaria multicarinata webbii isolate HBS135686 ecotype San Diego chromosome 1, rElgMul1.1.pri, whole genome shotgun sequence genome includes the window GcatcccatatttttttttttttggtggggggggctAAGTAGAAACATCTGGCTTAAGACTTGCAGCACAATATTGCAGGTCTAACTATTATATGACAGTATGGTATGGGTTGTCCAATTTCCATTGGGTTCTGTACAGATTGTATAGGTTGCTGTTGCTGTACTGAATGAGAATGATTCCATAACTGTTTACTGGAAACACTGGACGAAGCTATGACAACTCCTCTTCTTCTTGCAGTCAAGCCTGGGACCTGCCCAAGAGATATTTGCAGATGTGTTCCACCGCCTCAACCTGATCGGTGCCAAAATGATCATTCTTGTGGAGGAAAGCAGAAATGCTGTTATTTCTGTTGTGTGAGGAGCTGTAGGGACCCAGAACAAGGTAATTTTTGAGAACAAGCTAATTTTTGCTCATCGTAACTGTGGATGGAAATCCAGTGTCCTGCCCTACCAAGTCCCATGCTGCTGTGCCCTTAGCAACCTCCATCGCATCAGGAGGAATCGTTGGAAGAAAAGTATAAAGAGGCAAAAAATACAAAAGCAAATAGTCTTTCAAAGAATGCCTATTTTCTGGAACAGTCTGCCACTAGCTTTTAAACAGGATTGaacaattcatggaggatagttCTGTTAACTGACTGTCACTCATTTAATTGGGAGACATGTCAATATTTGGAAACACACTGTCTGCATTTCTGTGTTCTTCTGAACTTCAAATCTTCTGGAAACTTTAGATTTGGTCCATTTCAAAGGAGCTCCActtcaactgaggccatagctagataaagcgatatcccggtgatcaccccggattgtccctgtgcgtccacatgatgcacagaggatcctgggagcagggagggataatccctcccttgccccagcaTATTACCCTACACagttctagcccgctttttccacagtcttgggatgatcccagtaccgtggaacatgtggccacatgtcacagtttgtcccggctccttgtgaggtggggtgagtggggaaatacagatatttaaaaaaaatactcaccttCTGTGCACGAACTCTCATGTGCTCCTtcgtctttaaaaacaaaataaaatggcaggtgtgatgttGCGTGCCgcatgtaaaccagggcgatgatctcgtgatcataaaattgcgagatcacctccctccgaccccccttgtctagctgaggcctgagacaTCTCCTAAATCTATTGTAATCAGCCCAATTTGTTTCAGGATTTGGCTAACAATGAAGCACACCCCTGGTGTTTCAGTAAATATTGAAATACAAATTTtcaagaggattttaaaaaacaaaaacataaccataataataataataaaaaaaacccacaaagatTAGGACCAACTGGAAACAGTCTATTCATCCACCCTTAGCTCAGAAATGTGGTGATAAACAACATGAAAGTTGTCCCCTCTATGGGCATCTTTAGGAAGGGGCCAGGGGGGTACCTGCAACCCCTTGGATGCGCCAAGATCCTCATGTAAAGAAGGGGTtaattcatacatggaatagctgttcttaaaaaagggaagaatCGTTAAAGTCTtctattgttatgattttaggtAAGAACTGATAAGCCGCCAGCTAGTCGGCAGCTGTGAGTGGGCGGATGGGTACAGCCCGGAACCGCTTGGGGCCCAGGCCGGCTGGCCTTGGAGAAATTAACATCTGAGGAAAAGTGCGAAATACCTCACCCAAGGAGGAccggagggtgggagggaagttGGAGTGGACAAAAGGGTTATAAAAAAGGCCTGTTGGAAATGgggcttttgtcctgagctggcggAACCTATGGCTGGTGAAGTATGATACTGTATATAGCTTTTTAGTTTGCTGGTTGTggggttcaatatatatctgcatgtgttgttttacttgctaatcctgtttgcttgcctcttctcaataaatttaagtttgcttaaccctcactcttgtgagctgtgtgcgttattcctgggatctgtgcaaaatccagtggttaAGCCGGTTGGCTAAGTCTGGTCTCCTTTACACCTCAGATATCCATCTTTcattaaaagaagaagcaagtcTCTAACCCTTGTAGAACCTGAGGTATGAGACAAAACACACAACTGCTATACTGCCCATTCCTTTTGTGACCAAAAACATAGCCTGAAAGGTTTCTTTTATTTTAATCAGTTAATGGATTCATACCAatgtctgacacacacacactgtctgagACAGAAACTTCCTTATTCATTTAAAACtttgcgtgtgtgtggggggggtgtaggcctaaaaaaaaatcaattccaaAATGTAGGATTTTTGCGTTGCTCAGATTGGACATTAGTGAGTCTAAtctccccaggttggggaaatggtgtattattttctccctccactcttgTGGGGCCTCCGGAAAGCACGCGTTGCCTTCCATAAGGCGAAAAGCCTGGATGTGAATTGAATCTAAAACGAGCATGagaagttttttgttgttttttaaggtgaTTCATTGATGtcaatccttttctttttctttcttcagggTAAACTAATTTCCTGATGAGTATCTGCAGTAAACATGTCTTGCAAAATAACTCAATGGCTCTCTCTACTGGATGGAAAAGTGGTTAAAACAGAAGTCTAAATATACGCTTGTTTATGCAGCAGCATTTGCAGTCCTGATTACTGAGTcatattattttttgcatttatttttttttggttaaaaaatGAGTATATTATTAAGATATCACAGGGATTAGAACTATGGAGCGGAGATGTGACCACAAGATAAAACAGCTATACCATACTAGTTTACAGTCCAGTAAGAGTGAACAACACATATATTAAATGACAAAATTGTCCATAGGATGTGACACCAGAGACAGATTTTGCTTCTGCCTTGCAAAGTTTTCACTCTAAAAGAATAGGGAACAAACATATCCTGTGATGCACCTGTCAGTAAAAGTCATCTAAAGGCTGTGTCACATCCTCTCACTTTCAAAGGGAGGATAGGCAAATCAGGGGCTAGGGAAAGTTATGATTCACCAGCTGAGCCTGTTTGGTTTGACTGCAGTGGCCAAAGTAGTGCTGTCTGGGCGGGGGGACctgggttttccttgctttgtgGACCCTCCTTTAGGACAAGTGTCAGATGATTCCCACATCTTGaccatggctgtagctagacctaaggtttatcccaggatcatcctgggttcatccctgcctgagcgctggatgccctgagtggcacttagatgaactggtttgaccccaggacaatcctgggataaacctacaGCCCATATCTCCCTTTTTATGCTCAAGTGCGTAAAGTTCCCCTCCAAAAACAGAAGCACATTTCTCAAACCGGAATCCCACAGTTCAGAGCTGATGTGAGTCATCCCACATTTCATATTCAAATTACAAATCAATTTTCGAAAGATCCTAATTGCAACAATCCCACATCAACATCCagctaaattttatttttaaaaatattggataccaacccacccactccacaaaaaagaaaaaaacaattcaAGGCAAACTTCTTATTTCTAGCCATACCAATCATTCATTccggcctgatctacaccaagcaggatattgcactatgaaagcggtatataaaaggaaggagccacactactgctttatagcagtattgaagttcagtgacaactgctggggcccattgacacataccatatactgctttcatagtgctatatcctgcttggtgtggctccaca containing:
- the LOC134394601 gene encoding porwaprin-b-like: MKMLSSLLLVSVLIIWAELPAAALLKIPVKPGTCPRDICRCVPPPQPDRCQNDHSCGGKQKCCYFCCVRSCRDPEQGKN